A genomic region of Polyangia bacterium contains the following coding sequences:
- a CDS encoding glycosyltransferase family 2 protein, whose translation MSAAAIEGGYQHATSDPEVTLWIPSDDPVDPEFSIVIPALNEQLTISDFIGWCREGLRAAGVRGEILIIDSSVDATAELALKQGARVLRTPKRGLGRAYLDALPHIRGKYVLMGDCDCTYDFRELKSFVDRFHEGAEFVMGSRFRGYIEPGSMPPLHRYLGTPVTTFILNVIFGSHFSDIHCGMRGISRAALMRMDLRSQSWEYASEMVLKSVHMGLRTTEVPIRFLKDREGRLSHHKRAGWFSPWQAAWINLRAMFVYGANFFLYKPGLFMLVLGLLLTLPLSFGQRTIGPITLSLHWMLLGVSLSILGLQCVFMGILTQVFFDYSGKRTELWFRRFPYTRTVGLAALLFGSGATMAALLTFSYWAHHFMLPQGSAINNLGVTGLLLMIVGFMTFTFTLLLHSTTVARRR comes from the coding sequence GTGAGCGCCGCAGCCATCGAGGGCGGATATCAGCATGCAACGAGCGACCCCGAGGTCACGCTTTGGATCCCTAGCGACGATCCGGTGGACCCGGAGTTCTCCATCGTCATCCCCGCACTGAATGAACAGCTCACCATCTCCGACTTCATTGGCTGGTGTCGGGAGGGCCTGCGGGCGGCCGGTGTGCGAGGCGAAATCCTGATCATCGACAGCTCCGTCGACGCCACCGCCGAGCTCGCCTTGAAGCAGGGCGCCCGCGTTCTGCGCACGCCAAAGCGTGGTCTCGGCCGTGCGTACCTGGACGCCTTGCCGCACATTCGGGGCAAGTACGTCTTGATGGGCGACTGCGACTGCACCTACGACTTCCGCGAGCTGAAGTCGTTCGTCGATCGCTTTCACGAAGGCGCCGAGTTCGTGATGGGCTCGCGCTTTCGCGGCTACATCGAACCCGGATCGATGCCGCCCTTGCACCGGTACCTGGGTACGCCGGTGACGACCTTTATCCTGAACGTCATCTTTGGCAGTCACTTTTCGGACATTCATTGCGGCATGCGCGGGATCAGCCGGGCTGCGCTGATGCGAATGGATCTGCGTTCGCAGTCCTGGGAGTACGCCTCGGAGATGGTCTTGAAATCGGTGCACATGGGCCTGCGCACCACCGAGGTGCCAATCCGCTTCCTCAAAGATCGTGAAGGCCGCCTCAGCCACCACAAGCGCGCTGGGTGGTTTTCGCCCTGGCAGGCGGCCTGGATCAATCTGCGCGCCATGTTCGTCTACGGCGCGAACTTCTTTTTGTACAAGCCCGGCCTGTTCATGCTGGTGCTGGGCCTGCTGTTGACCCTGCCGCTGTCATTCGGGCAGCGGACTATCGGGCCCATCACCTTGTCGCTGCACTGGATGCTGCTGGGCGTGTCGCTGTCGATCCTGGGACTGCAGTGCGTCTTCATGGGCATCCTGACTCAGGTGTTTTTCGATTACAGCGGCAAGCGTACAGAACTGTGGTTTCGGCGATTTCCCTACACGCGCACGGTGGGTTTGGCGGCGTTGCTGTTCGGCAGCGGGGCCACGATGGCGGCGCTTTTGACCTTCAGCTACTGGGCCCACCATTTCATGCTGCCGCAGGGATCGGCGATCAATAACCTGGGTGTCACCGGCCTTCTGCTGATGATCGTCGGCTTTATGACCTTCACGTTCACCTTGCTGCTGCATTCGACGACCGTCGCTCGCCGGCGTTGA
- a CDS encoding methyltransferase domain-containing protein, translating into MALSSPPQRQEAFAQSYRPSAVDRFGVWLSARQIHRWVPSFTGQHIGDFGCGFQAAFARTVLDDVASVVLIDVALAPELKAHPRVTAIEGGLPESLAALPDESLDTVMMVSVLEHLWQPEQGLRELWRLLVPGGRCLINVPSWRGKRYLELAAFKLGVSPASEMDDHKMYYDVRDLWPLLVQAGFTPKNIQCFSHKFGLNTFAVCTK; encoded by the coding sequence ATGGCTCTGTCATCGCCGCCCCAGCGTCAAGAGGCGTTCGCGCAGAGCTACCGGCCATCGGCGGTCGATCGCTTCGGCGTCTGGTTGTCGGCGCGGCAAATTCATCGCTGGGTTCCGTCGTTCACCGGGCAACATATCGGCGACTTTGGCTGCGGTTTTCAAGCCGCCTTCGCTCGCACGGTGTTGGATGACGTCGCCTCGGTCGTTTTGATCGACGTGGCGCTGGCTCCCGAGCTGAAAGCCCACCCGAGAGTGACGGCCATCGAGGGCGGGCTACCCGAGTCGCTGGCGGCGCTGCCGGACGAGAGCCTGGATACGGTGATGATGGTGTCGGTGCTGGAGCATCTGTGGCAGCCGGAACAAGGCCTGCGCGAGCTATGGCGGCTGCTGGTTCCCGGCGGGCGGTGCTTGATCAATGTGCCTTCTTGGCGCGGCAAGCGGTATCTCGAGCTGGCCGCGTTCAAGCTTGGCGTCAGCCCGGCCAGCGAGATGGACGACCACAAGATGTACTACGACGTTCGCGATCTGTGGCCGCTGCTGGTTCAGGCCGGGTTCACGCCGAAGAACATCCAGTGCTTCTCGCACAAATTCGGGCTGAACACCTTCGCGGTGTGCACGAAGTAA
- the hisS gene encoding histidine--tRNA ligase, whose product MADVPPSVKGMNDLLAPEVSKWHFLEEKARSILESFAYRELRTPVLEYTPLFVRSVGEVTDVVEKQMYTFDDRDGRSVTLRPEGTAPAVRAYIERAQWNKEPVTRWYYIGPMFRHERAQRGRLRQFHQVGAELFGVSEPSADAELIAMLHAFLTELGLRAGDIQLCLNCLGEPGERAAYRDALVAYLSANESKLDEESKRRLTTNPLRVLDSKNPDVQALVGEAPVLLDTLGDESKRRFARVQEILRSLGVTFEVDPRLVRGLDYYTGTVFEFKTNAGDLGAQNTVGGGGRYDGLVESLGGPKTPALGFGLGIERTLLALREPAENFEPVLSVFVAPMDAAALAFALPVAHKLRVGGIRVEIEHRLGSLKSQLKRADRLKARLAIIVGEAEVAARKVQLKDFGTGKQHEVPIDEIEAKVRGLLD is encoded by the coding sequence ATGGCCGACGTCCCGCCGTCTGTAAAAGGCATGAACGACCTCCTCGCCCCCGAGGTGTCGAAGTGGCATTTCCTGGAAGAAAAGGCGCGCAGCATCCTCGAGTCGTTCGCCTACCGCGAACTGCGCACGCCGGTCCTGGAGTACACGCCGCTGTTCGTGCGTTCGGTCGGCGAGGTCACCGACGTGGTGGAAAAGCAGATGTACACCTTCGACGATCGCGACGGCCGCTCGGTGACGTTGCGGCCGGAGGGCACCGCGCCGGCGGTGCGGGCATACATCGAACGCGCGCAGTGGAACAAAGAGCCGGTCACCCGCTGGTACTACATCGGCCCGATGTTTCGCCACGAGCGCGCCCAGCGCGGCCGCCTGCGCCAGTTTCATCAGGTGGGCGCCGAGCTGTTCGGCGTCAGCGAGCCGTCCGCCGACGCCGAGCTGATCGCCATGCTGCACGCCTTCCTGACCGAGCTGGGCCTGCGGGCCGGCGACATTCAGCTGTGCCTGAACTGCCTGGGCGAACCGGGCGAGCGCGCCGCCTATCGCGACGCCCTGGTGGCGTACCTGTCGGCGAACGAGAGCAAGCTGGACGAAGAATCCAAGCGGCGCCTGACCACCAACCCGCTGCGCGTGCTGGACTCGAAGAACCCCGACGTGCAAGCGCTGGTGGGCGAGGCGCCTGTCTTGCTGGACACGCTGGGCGACGAATCCAAGCGCCGGTTCGCCCGCGTGCAGGAGATCTTGCGTTCGCTGGGTGTGACCTTCGAGGTCGATCCGCGGCTGGTGCGCGGCCTCGACTACTACACGGGCACGGTCTTCGAATTCAAGACCAACGCCGGCGATCTGGGCGCGCAGAACACCGTCGGTGGCGGCGGCCGCTACGACGGCCTGGTGGAATCACTGGGCGGGCCGAAGACGCCGGCGCTGGGCTTCGGCCTGGGCATCGAACGCACGTTGCTGGCCCTGCGCGAACCGGCCGAAAACTTCGAGCCGGTCTTGAGCGTCTTCGTCGCGCCGATGGACGCCGCCGCCCTGGCCTTCGCCCTGCCCGTCGCACACAAGCTGCGCGTCGGCGGCATACGCGTGGAGATCGAGCACCGCCTGGGCAGCTTGAAGTCGCAGCTCAAACGCGCCGATCGCTTGAAGGCGCGCCTGGCCATCATCGTCGGCGAAGCCGAGGTCGCCGCCCGCAAGGTGCAGCTGAAAGACTTCGGCACCGGCAAGCAACACGAGGTCCCGATCGACGAGATCGAAGCCAAGGTACGCGGGCTGTTGGACTGA
- a CDS encoding NAD-dependent epimerase/dehydratase family protein — MSGAGGAGDAGDVSLLPQRFFIVGGAGFIGSHFTDRLLGDARIRAVTLYDNFTSGREWHYAHHAGDARLRVVRGKVEDLEALRRAMDGHDVVVHLASNPDIARAATEPDVDFWQGTALTHNVVEAMRTTSAKRILYASGSGVYGDLGTVEASEDHGPLRPVSTYGASKLAGEALISSYAFMFGLSGCAFRFGNVVGPRQTHGVGFDFARRLLADGSALRILGDGSQSKSYVHVTDIVRAVLTAHTKAAQPGKSDHPFDAFNVATGDYITVKEIADLAVECVGLGGEPVRYDFTGGDRGWKGDVPVVRLNTDRIQGLGWRCRMTSRQALQASMLAMLPDLRGGRM, encoded by the coding sequence GTGAGCGGCGCGGGCGGGGCCGGCGACGCCGGCGACGTCTCGCTTTTGCCGCAACGATTTTTCATCGTCGGCGGCGCCGGGTTCATCGGCAGTCACTTCACCGATCGGCTGCTGGGTGACGCCCGCATTCGCGCGGTCACGCTTTACGACAATTTTACGTCGGGACGGGAATGGCACTACGCCCACCACGCCGGCGACGCGCGCCTGCGCGTGGTGCGCGGGAAGGTGGAGGATCTCGAGGCGCTGCGCCGGGCCATGGACGGCCACGACGTGGTCGTTCACCTGGCGTCGAACCCGGACATCGCCCGCGCCGCCACCGAGCCCGACGTCGACTTCTGGCAGGGCACCGCTCTTACCCACAACGTGGTCGAGGCGATGCGCACCACCAGCGCCAAGCGGATCCTCTACGCGTCGGGCAGCGGCGTTTACGGCGATCTCGGCACGGTCGAGGCTTCAGAGGATCACGGCCCGCTGCGCCCGGTGTCGACCTACGGCGCCAGCAAGCTGGCAGGCGAGGCGCTGATCTCCAGTTACGCCTTCATGTTCGGGCTTTCAGGCTGCGCTTTTCGCTTCGGCAACGTCGTCGGGCCGCGCCAGACCCACGGCGTGGGTTTCGATTTCGCCCGCCGCCTGCTGGCCGACGGCAGCGCCCTGCGCATCCTGGGCGACGGGTCGCAGAGCAAGTCGTACGTCCACGTCACCGACATCGTGCGCGCCGTGCTGACCGCCCACACCAAGGCGGCGCAGCCAGGCAAAAGTGACCATCCGTTCGACGCTTTCAACGTCGCCACTGGCGATTACATCACGGTCAAGGAGATCGCCGACCTGGCGGTGGAGTGCGTGGGCCTGGGCGGCGAGCCTGTTCGCTATGACTTCACCGGCGGTGATCGGGGCTGGAAGGGCGACGTGCCCGTGGTGCGCCTCAACACCGACCGCATCCAGGGTCTCGGCTGGCGCTGCCGCATGACCTCGCGCCAGGCGCTGCAGGCGTCGATGCTGGCGATGCTCCCGGACCTGCGCGGCGGGCGGATGTAG
- a CDS encoding discoidin domain-containing protein: MTSSRLSLSPSVRSLWDALVIRQAEATAAGYPPSEQARMRQCVRAAAERAQAADDLLERHPACALTLYREAALLSMAAFVAVSPNGSGVDRLSSPEVLSLFRQAVATGRAPISEAELNWFVEHILDDSLLTIDRPELWRAAEAERAQGIVRKLATLVEPRSVSEIRFERGVRLTGLGLIVCALLVWAAVDFFTRPNLALHKPVTSSGIFPTSTALAGGLTDGVTTGSYGIHTNVSDNPWVQVDLLALFKIDKVKIFNRGDGWFNDGLPMTLQLSEDGLHFTTADTRTTSFGQKTPWIVKGHGKKARYVRVAGSRGKYVSLSELEVFGQAP, from the coding sequence GTGACGTCGAGCCGACTCAGCTTGTCGCCGTCCGTGCGATCGTTGTGGGACGCGCTGGTGATTCGCCAGGCCGAAGCGACCGCGGCCGGTTATCCTCCGTCGGAACAGGCCCGGATGCGGCAATGCGTTCGCGCCGCCGCCGAGCGCGCGCAGGCAGCGGACGACTTGTTAGAACGACACCCGGCCTGTGCGCTGACCCTATATCGCGAGGCGGCCCTGCTTTCCATGGCGGCTTTTGTCGCGGTCAGCCCGAACGGCTCGGGCGTCGATCGGCTGTCGTCGCCCGAGGTGCTGTCACTGTTCCGCCAGGCGGTGGCCACCGGACGCGCACCCATCAGCGAAGCCGAGTTGAACTGGTTCGTTGAACACATTCTCGATGACTCGCTGCTGACGATCGATCGTCCGGAGCTCTGGCGCGCCGCCGAGGCCGAACGCGCTCAGGGGATTGTCCGGAAGCTGGCCACGCTGGTCGAGCCCCGCAGCGTCAGCGAGATCCGCTTCGAACGCGGCGTGCGCTTGACTGGGCTGGGTCTGATCGTCTGCGCATTGCTGGTCTGGGCGGCGGTCGACTTTTTCACCCGCCCAAACCTGGCCTTGCACAAACCGGTCACGTCCAGCGGCATCTTCCCGACCTCGACGGCGCTGGCGGGCGGGTTGACCGACGGCGTGACGACGGGGTCTTACGGCATCCACACCAACGTCAGCGACAATCCGTGGGTGCAGGTCGATCTGCTGGCGCTGTTCAAGATCGACAAGGTGAAGATCTTCAACCGGGGCGACGGCTGGTTCAACGATGGGTTACCCATGACGTTGCAGCTCTCCGAAGACGGCCTGCACTTCACCACTGCCGACACCCGCACCACCAGCTTCGGGCAAAAGACGCCGTGGATCGTAAAGGGACACGGCAAGAAGGCGCGCTATGTGCGCGTGGCTGGTTCGCGCGGAAAATACGTCAGCCTCAGCGAGCTTGAAGTCTTCGGCCAGGCGCCCTGA
- a CDS encoding galactokinase, giving the protein MIIGRSPLRISLGGGGTDLPSYYHEHGGFLVAAAITQYVYVTIQRTPLPEMVLRYSQIERVKTVDEIRHPIIRESLRMAGITGPNVEITSMADIPAGTGLGSSGSFTTCLLKALHKFKRQFIHPRELAEMACHIEIDLLKEPVGKQDQYIAAFGGATVFTFNRDGSVAARPVSVADDTLDLLEDSLVMVSTGFYRAASQVLKEQDDKSKQNDRAMIDNLHYIKELGHKSLEAIETGELGAFGRYMHEHWQFKKQRSKLMSNPEIDRWYDLALDNGALGGKLIGAGGGGFLLFYTEQKARLRQALRSAGLMEVALAFDYEGTKIL; this is encoded by the coding sequence ATGATCATCGGACGAAGCCCATTGCGCATTTCTCTCGGTGGTGGCGGGACGGACTTGCCGTCCTATTACCACGAACACGGCGGATTCCTGGTAGCGGCGGCGATCACCCAGTACGTCTACGTGACCATTCAACGCACCCCTCTGCCCGAGATGGTCTTGCGCTATTCGCAGATCGAGCGCGTGAAGACCGTCGACGAGATCCGCCACCCCATCATCCGGGAATCATTGCGCATGGCGGGCATCACCGGCCCCAACGTCGAGATCACCAGCATGGCCGACATCCCGGCAGGCACCGGGCTTGGATCATCAGGCAGCTTCACGACCTGCTTGCTTAAAGCGCTGCACAAGTTCAAGCGGCAATTTATCCACCCGCGCGAACTGGCCGAAATGGCCTGCCACATCGAGATCGATCTGCTGAAAGAGCCGGTCGGCAAACAAGATCAGTACATCGCGGCCTTCGGAGGAGCGACCGTGTTCACGTTCAACCGCGACGGCTCGGTCGCCGCGCGGCCGGTCAGCGTCGCGGACGATACCCTGGATCTGCTTGAGGACAGCCTGGTGATGGTGTCGACGGGGTTTTATCGGGCGGCTTCCCAGGTCCTGAAGGAACAAGACGACAAGAGCAAGCAAAACGACCGTGCCATGATCGACAACCTGCATTACATCAAAGAGCTGGGCCACAAGAGCCTGGAGGCGATCGAGACCGGCGAGTTGGGCGCGTTCGGCCGCTATATGCATGAGCACTGGCAGTTCAAGAAGCAGCGTTCGAAGCTAATGAGCAATCCTGAGATAGACCGCTGGTATGATCTCGCTCTCGACAATGGCGCGCTGGGCGGCAAGCTGATCGGCGCCGGCGGCGGCGGCTTCCTGCTTTTCTACACCGAGCAGAAGGCCCGCCTGCGCCAGGCCCTGCGCAGCGCCGGCCTGATGGAAGTAGCGCTGGCCTTCGACTACGAAGGAACGAAGATCCTCTGA
- a CDS encoding dihydroorotase — protein MDFCLRGGRVIDPVRKLDLTADVLVKDGVVARIGAGIAAGVDGSVRVLDVSGCWVMPGLIDLHTHLREPGQEYKEDIATGTRAAAAGGFTAVCAMPNTTPPNDTRAVTELMVRRAAEVGVVRVYPIGAISKGLQGESLAEMGELREAGCVAVSDDGHPVMNSELLRRALEYARTFRLPLVQHCEDLTLSAGGAMNEGVASTRAGIRAQPAAAESSMVARDIELCALTGARYHVAHVSSAESVRLVREAKRRGLPVSCEVTPHHLMLTDDACAHYDTATKCNPPLRTAGDIEALREGLRDGTIDAIATDHAPHSVLEKDVEFEQAAFGMTGLETAVPLMLELVREGTLTPATFVARLSSSPAALFALPGGTLSDGTPADITVIDPEAAWTCERSAFVSRSHNSPFIGRAMRGRPALTLVAGRIAFSEERFRG, from the coding sequence ATGGATTTTTGTCTGCGAGGCGGCCGGGTCATCGATCCCGTTCGAAAATTGGATCTCACGGCCGACGTGCTGGTGAAGGACGGTGTGGTGGCGCGCATCGGCGCCGGGATCGCCGCCGGCGTCGATGGCAGCGTCCGCGTCCTGGACGTCAGCGGCTGCTGGGTCATGCCGGGGCTCATCGACCTGCACACCCACCTGCGCGAGCCGGGGCAGGAATACAAAGAAGACATCGCCACCGGCACGCGCGCCGCGGCGGCCGGCGGCTTCACCGCCGTCTGTGCCATGCCGAACACCACGCCGCCCAATGACACACGCGCGGTCACCGAACTGATGGTCCGGCGCGCCGCCGAGGTGGGCGTGGTGCGCGTCTATCCGATCGGGGCCATCTCGAAGGGCCTGCAGGGCGAATCGCTGGCCGAGATGGGCGAGCTGCGCGAAGCCGGTTGCGTGGCGGTCTCGGACGACGGGCACCCGGTGATGAACAGCGAGCTTTTGCGCCGGGCGTTGGAGTACGCGCGCACCTTCCGCCTGCCATTGGTGCAGCACTGCGAAGATCTGACGCTGTCGGCGGGCGGGGCGATGAACGAGGGCGTGGCGTCCACCCGGGCCGGCATCCGGGCCCAGCCGGCGGCGGCGGAGTCGTCGATGGTGGCGCGCGACATCGAGCTTTGCGCGTTGACCGGCGCCCGCTATCACGTCGCGCACGTCAGCAGCGCTGAATCCGTGCGCCTGGTGCGCGAGGCCAAGCGGCGCGGCTTGCCGGTGAGCTGCGAGGTGACGCCGCACCACCTGATGCTGACCGACGATGCTTGCGCGCACTACGACACGGCGACCAAGTGCAATCCGCCCCTGCGCACGGCCGGCGACATCGAGGCCCTGCGCGAGGGCCTGCGCGACGGCACCATCGACGCCATCGCCACCGATCACGCGCCGCACTCGGTGCTGGAGAAGGACGTCGAGTTCGAGCAAGCGGCGTTCGGGATGACCGGGCTCGAGACCGCCGTGCCGCTGATGCTGGAACTGGTGCGCGAAGGGACGCTGACGCCGGCCACCTTCGTCGCCCGGCTGTCGTCGTCGCCGGCGGCGCTGTTCGCCTTGCCCGGCGGCACGTTGTCCGACGGGACGCCGGCCGACATCACCGTCATCGATCCGGAAGCGGCCTGGACCTGCGAGCGCAGCGCCTTTGTCTCGCGCTCGCACAATAGTCCCTTCATCGGGCGGGCGATGCGCGGGCGGCCGGCATTGACCCTGGTGGCGGGTAGGATAGCTTTCAGCGAGGAGAGATTTCGTGGCTAA
- the pyrR gene encoding bifunctional pyr operon transcriptional regulator/uracil phosphoribosyltransferase PyrR: MTPRHPPPDNDLVERREILDEAGLTRTLRRIAYELVERLPAAERPLYFVGIRTGGAFLAQRLVAMVAAQGEGHPVLGAVDISLYRDDVFRGLPKPEIGPTELPETIDGRTIILVDDVLFTGRTVRAAMDVLADYGRPRAVKLVALVDRGMRELPIQPDFVGVALQTTARESVRVTLKERGEIDRVVLRERKA; the protein is encoded by the coding sequence ATGACGCCGCGCCACCCGCCGCCCGACAATGACCTCGTCGAACGACGCGAGATTTTGGACGAAGCCGGGCTGACCCGCACCTTGCGGCGCATCGCCTACGAGCTGGTCGAACGGCTGCCGGCCGCCGAACGTCCCTTGTACTTCGTCGGCATCCGCACCGGCGGCGCGTTCCTGGCGCAGCGGCTGGTGGCGATGGTGGCCGCGCAAGGCGAAGGCCACCCGGTGCTGGGCGCCGTCGACATCAGCCTCTACCGCGACGACGTCTTTCGCGGCCTGCCCAAGCCGGAGATCGGTCCCACCGAGCTGCCCGAGACCATCGACGGGCGCACCATCATCCTGGTCGACGACGTGCTGTTCACCGGCCGCACCGTGCGGGCGGCGATGGACGTGCTGGCCGATTACGGCCGGCCGCGCGCCGTCAAGCTGGTGGCGCTGGTCGATCGCGGCATGCGCGAGCTGCCCATCCAGCCGGATTTTGTCGGCGTGGCGCTGCAGACAACCGCGCGCGAATCGGTGCGCGTGACGCTGAAGGAACGCGGCGAGATCGATCGCGTGGTATTACGGGAGCGCAAGGCGTGA
- a CDS encoding molybdopterin-binding protein → MSSSTGRSAEAGGHPQRVAAILLIGNELLSGKVEDENARYLVRQLRDLGVIVGRIEVVPDVAADITETVRKLSRRFDLVFSSGGVGPTHDDVTLPAVADAFDMGMARSAELESLLRGSFGDHLHDRDLRMANVPTGARLEYGPAGRGTSWPVVVVHNVWVLPGVPAIFRRKFELVRDLFRQAPIYARVVYSRAGEGAIADDLDAVVATFPTVEVGSYPHLDAADYRVKITFDGRDRATVDAAAADLAARLGAAVVRTE, encoded by the coding sequence ATGTCGTCGTCGACCGGCCGGTCTGCCGAAGCTGGCGGCCATCCCCAGCGCGTCGCCGCCATCCTGCTGATCGGCAACGAGCTTCTCTCCGGCAAGGTCGAGGACGAAAACGCCCGTTATCTGGTGCGCCAGCTACGCGATCTCGGTGTCATCGTCGGGCGCATCGAGGTGGTGCCCGACGTGGCCGCCGACATCACCGAGACCGTGCGCAAGCTGTCGCGACGATTCGACCTGGTTTTCTCGTCGGGTGGTGTCGGCCCCACCCACGACGACGTCACCCTGCCCGCCGTCGCTGACGCCTTCGACATGGGCATGGCTCGCAGCGCCGAGCTGGAGTCGCTGTTGCGCGGCAGCTTTGGCGACCACCTGCACGATCGCGATCTGCGCATGGCGAACGTCCCTACCGGCGCGCGCCTGGAATACGGCCCGGCGGGGCGCGGGACGTCGTGGCCGGTGGTGGTGGTGCACAACGTCTGGGTGCTGCCCGGCGTGCCGGCGATCTTCCGCCGCAAGTTCGAGCTGGTGCGTGATCTGTTCCGGCAGGCGCCCATCTACGCCCGGGTGGTTTATTCTCGCGCAGGAGAAGGCGCCATCGCCGACGATCTGGACGCGGTGGTGGCGACCTTTCCGACAGTCGAGGTCGGATCGTACCCGCACCTCGACGCCGCCGACTATCGCGTCAAGATCACCTTCGACGGCCGCGACCGCGCCACCGTCGACGCAGCGGCAGCCGATCTGGCGGCGCGCCTGGGCGCGGCGGTGGTGAGAACCGAATAG
- a CDS encoding aspartate carbamoyltransferase catalytic subunit yields the protein MSAFPHRHLLGIETLTAADLTTILDLGERFLEIATRPIKKVPTLRGKTVINLFLEPSTRTRTSFEIAAKRLSADAINISGAASSTVKGETLLDTARNLDAMSPDVVVIRHSQAGAAQMLAGRVSAGVVNAGDGAHEHPTQALLDCSTIRAHKGKLSGLEVAICGDITHSRVARSNIFALSKLGARVRVAGPRTLLPRGLEAMGATVHDRLEPALEGVDVVMMLRIQKERMGTGLFPNTREYSRYFGLNDRRLALANPDAIVMHPGPINRGVELEPSVADGPRAVILDQVARGVAIRMAVLYLLAGGEAGES from the coding sequence GTGAGCGCGTTTCCCCACCGACATCTGCTGGGCATCGAGACGCTGACCGCCGCCGACCTGACCACCATTTTGGATCTGGGCGAAAGATTCCTGGAGATCGCCACCCGCCCGATCAAGAAGGTGCCGACGCTGCGGGGCAAGACGGTGATCAACCTGTTTCTGGAACCGTCGACGCGCACCCGAACGTCGTTCGAGATCGCCGCCAAGCGCCTGTCCGCCGACGCCATCAACATCTCGGGCGCGGCGTCGTCGACGGTGAAGGGCGAGACGTTGCTGGACACCGCGCGCAACCTGGACGCCATGTCTCCCGACGTGGTGGTGATTCGCCACTCGCAGGCGGGCGCCGCGCAGATGCTGGCCGGCCGCGTGTCGGCGGGCGTGGTCAACGCCGGCGACGGCGCGCACGAACACCCGACCCAGGCGCTGCTGGACTGTTCCACCATCCGCGCCCACAAGGGCAAGCTGTCCGGCCTGGAGGTGGCGATCTGCGGCGACATCACCCACAGCCGGGTGGCGCGCTCGAATATTTTTGCGCTGTCCAAGCTGGGCGCGCGCGTCCGCGTGGCCGGCCCGCGCACGCTGCTGCCGCGCGGCCTGGAAGCGATGGGCGCGACCGTCCACGACCGCCTGGAGCCGGCGCTGGAAGGCGTCGACGTGGTGATGATGCTGCGGATCCAGAAGGAGCGCATGGGCACCGGCCTGTTTCCGAACACCCGCGAGTACTCCCGTTACTTCGGCCTCAACGACCGCCGCCTGGCCCTGGCCAACCCCGACGCCATCGTCATGCACCCCGGCCCCATCAACCGCGGCGTCGAACTGGAACCGTCGGTGGCCGACGGTCCGCGGGCGGTGATTCTGGATCAGGTGGCGCGCGGCGTGGCCATCCGGATGGCGGTTCTGTATTTGCTGGCCGGCGGCGAGGCGGGCGAATCGTAG
- a CDS encoding class I SAM-dependent methyltransferase codes for MATTDDWETHWRSYADSNSANPAQSYRRMLIFHALALGAAPRPVRLLELGSGQGDFARDVLSVCPDAQIVGLDLANAGVEIARRKVPEASFFQQDFSQPLAVPDRYHGWATHAVCSEVLEHLDDPAAALRNVRTLLAPGCRLVVTVPAGPMSAFDRHIGHRGHFTADRLTETLRAAGLEVPDVRGAGYPFFNLYRLVVVARGKKLIADAAGGDGRPLPLAARGMIQLFSWLFRMNSPAGRRGWQLVAVAAEPRTDAQGWSGEHR; via the coding sequence TTGGCCACCACCGACGACTGGGAGACGCACTGGCGGTCCTACGCTGACAGCAACAGCGCGAATCCAGCACAGAGTTATCGCCGCATGCTGATCTTCCATGCGCTGGCCCTCGGTGCTGCGCCGCGGCCGGTACGACTGCTCGAACTCGGAAGTGGCCAGGGCGACTTTGCGCGTGACGTGCTCTCGGTCTGTCCGGATGCCCAGATCGTCGGCCTGGACCTCGCGAACGCCGGCGTGGAGATCGCCCGCCGCAAGGTCCCCGAAGCGTCGTTCTTTCAGCAGGATTTCAGCCAACCACTGGCCGTTCCCGACCGTTACCACGGGTGGGCCACCCACGCGGTCTGCTCCGAAGTTCTTGAGCACCTGGACGATCCGGCCGCGGCGCTCCGCAATGTGCGGACGTTGTTGGCGCCCGGTTGCCGGTTGGTGGTGACCGTGCCCGCCGGCCCGATGTCGGCGTTCGATCGCCACATCGGCCACCGCGGTCACTTCACCGCCGATCGTCTGACAGAGACACTGCGTGCCGCGGGCCTCGAGGTGCCGGACGTGCGCGGCGCCGGTTATCCGTTTTTCAACCTCTACCGGCTGGTCGTGGTCGCGCGCGGTAAGAAATTGATCGCGGATGCCGCCGGGGGCGACGGCCGGCCCCTGCCACTGGCGGCGCGCGGCATGATCCAGCTCTTCTCATGGCTGTTTCGTATGAACAGCCCGGCGGGGCGCCGCGGCTGGCAGCTGGTGGCGGTGGCCGCCGAACCGCGCACCGACGCCCAGGGATGGTCCGGTGAGCACCGATAG